One window of Rissa tridactyla isolate bRisTri1 chromosome 12, bRisTri1.patW.cur.20221130, whole genome shotgun sequence genomic DNA carries:
- the CCNDBP1 gene encoding cyclin-D1-binding protein 1 isoform X2, with protein MEAREPLRELGGALRAVLARLREGEPSEGREPFELPRFWDALGQTFKVTSQEATKLSLAFSGPPLTSAEDCRKLSGDVQNAILAVATVYYWLPKGQGTTLRKMVRDATTEVVEGMIQLTETILSAPLESLSQEQLISTGGVWEACEQVSSLPRDNQAAVASALASCLGVVKDALEEMEHALVEGQDPYSDIMEDEELGFRGNRDTYWSEADRKLLSSCVGLMKASKACLKKVLGVVKAYGKVDSPEQIAQLDDLADIANEISPSVDELALSMYPPVNELAVRLNVM; from the exons ATGGAGGCGCGGGAGCCGCTGCGGGAGCTGGGCGGCGCGCTGCGGGCCGTGCTGGCGCGGCTGCGAG AGGGCGAACCGAGCGAGGGCCGAGAGCCGTTCGAGCTGCCGCGCTTCTGGGACGCCCTAG GTCAGACATTCAAAGTAACGTCACAGGAAGCTACAAAGCTGAGTCTGGCGTTCTCAGGGCCTCCACTGACTTCTGCCGAG GATTGCCGGAAACTGAGTGGGGATGTCCAAAATGCCATTCTTGCAGTTGCCACAGTGTACTACTGGCTCCCCAAGGGCCAAG GTACTACTCTTCGGAAGATGGTACGAGATGCTACCACCGAAGTCGTGGAAGGAATGATTCAACTCACAGAAACAATTCTCAGTGCTCCATTGGAGAG cttgTCTCAGGAACAGCTTATATCAACTGGTGGCGTGTGGGAGGCATGTGAGCAAGTGTCTAGCCTGCCACGAG ataATCAGGCAGCAGTTGCGTCAGCTCTGGCTTCATGTCTAGGTGTGGTCAAGGATGCTCTGGAGGAGATGGAACAC GCTCTGGTGGAAGGGCAAGACCCCTACAGTGACATCATGGAAGACGAAGAGTTGGGCTTTCGGGGCAACAGAGACACATATTGGTCAGAAGCTGACCGGAAGCTGCTTAGCTCCTGCGTGGGATTAATGAAGGCTTCTAAAGCTTGCCTGAAGAAGGTCTTGGGTGTAGTGAAGGCTTATGGCAAAGTTGATTCTCCAGAGCAGATCGCTCAGCTGGATGACCTTGCAGACATTGCTAATGAGATCAGTCCAAG TGTTGACGAGCTGGCACTGAGCATGTATCCACCTGTGAACGAGTTGGCTGTGCGACTCAAC GTAATGTAG
- the CCNDBP1 gene encoding cyclin-D1-binding protein 1 isoform X1, with translation MEAREPLRELGGALRAVLARLREGEPSEGREPFELPRFWDALGQTFKVTSQEATKLSLAFSGPPLTSAEDCRKLSGDVQNAILAVATVYYWLPKGQGTTLRKMVRDATTEVVEGMIQLTETILSAPLESLSQEQLISTGGVWEACEQVSSLPRDNQAAVASALASCLGVVKDALEEMEHALVEGQDPYSDIMEDEELGFRGNRDTYWSEADRKLLSSCVGLMKASKACLKKVLGVVKAYGKVDSPEQIAQLDDLADIANEISPSVDELALSMYPPVNELAVRLNAAKLASVLKKVLEITKTSHVCPPSEEGWVQFLTDAVDHNMNKIKNFTQGQL, from the exons ATGGAGGCGCGGGAGCCGCTGCGGGAGCTGGGCGGCGCGCTGCGGGCCGTGCTGGCGCGGCTGCGAG AGGGCGAACCGAGCGAGGGCCGAGAGCCGTTCGAGCTGCCGCGCTTCTGGGACGCCCTAG GTCAGACATTCAAAGTAACGTCACAGGAAGCTACAAAGCTGAGTCTGGCGTTCTCAGGGCCTCCACTGACTTCTGCCGAG GATTGCCGGAAACTGAGTGGGGATGTCCAAAATGCCATTCTTGCAGTTGCCACAGTGTACTACTGGCTCCCCAAGGGCCAAG GTACTACTCTTCGGAAGATGGTACGAGATGCTACCACCGAAGTCGTGGAAGGAATGATTCAACTCACAGAAACAATTCTCAGTGCTCCATTGGAGAG cttgTCTCAGGAACAGCTTATATCAACTGGTGGCGTGTGGGAGGCATGTGAGCAAGTGTCTAGCCTGCCACGAG ataATCAGGCAGCAGTTGCGTCAGCTCTGGCTTCATGTCTAGGTGTGGTCAAGGATGCTCTGGAGGAGATGGAACAC GCTCTGGTGGAAGGGCAAGACCCCTACAGTGACATCATGGAAGACGAAGAGTTGGGCTTTCGGGGCAACAGAGACACATATTGGTCAGAAGCTGACCGGAAGCTGCTTAGCTCCTGCGTGGGATTAATGAAGGCTTCTAAAGCTTGCCTGAAGAAGGTCTTGGGTGTAGTGAAGGCTTATGGCAAAGTTGATTCTCCAGAGCAGATCGCTCAGCTGGATGACCTTGCAGACATTGCTAATGAGATCAGTCCAAG TGTTGACGAGCTGGCACTGAGCATGTATCCACCTGTGAACGAGTTGGCTGTGCGACTCAAC gcTGCTAAGTTGGCCTCGGTATTAAAGAAAGTCTTAGAGATTACAAA GACAAGCCATGTATGTCCACCATCAGAGGAAGGCTGGGTGCAGTTTCTAACTGATGCAGTAGATCACAACATGAACAAAATCAAGAACTTCACACAGGGTCAACTTTAG